CTCGCCTGACGCTGTTCCAGGGCTGCCGGCACGGCGGCCCTTTGCTTCAAGCCCGCCGTTTCGCTATGCCAGGGTCCAAAGCGCGATCGTTGATCACGCTTCAGCTTTTTGCTTGCGCATGATCTTTGCGGAAAACCGCCGCACGCTTCGTGCTAACGCGGCCCTTCGGGTCCGGATCATGCTTTAGGTGACAGGAGACCTCAATGGCGATCTACGAGCTCGACGGGCAGGCGCCCGATCTTCCCGCCGACGGCAATTACTTCATCGCGGAGACCGCGACCGTGATCGGCCGCGTGCGCCTGAAGCCGGGCGCAAGCGTCTGGTTCGGCGCCGTGCTGCGCGGCGACAATGAGTGGATCGAGATCGGCGAGGGCTCCAACGTGCAGGATGGCTCGACCTGCCACACCGATCTCGGCTTTCCGCTTCACATCGGCAAGAACTGTACCGTCGGTCATAACGTCATCCTGCACGGCTGCACGATCGAGGACGGCGCGCTTGTCGGCATGGGTTCGATCGTGATGAACGGCGCGAAGATCGGCCGCAACAGCATCGTCGGCGCGGGCTCCGTCATCACCGAGGGCAAGGAATTTCCCGAACGCTCGCTGGTCATCGGCTCGCCCGCGCGCGCGATCCGCACGCTGGACGACGCCCAGGTCCAGAAAATGGGGAGCGCGGCGAAGTTCTACGTCGCCAACGGCCCTCGTTTCACGAAGGGTTTGAAGCGGATCGGCTGAGGCGCAACGCGCAGGGGCCGGCCACATGCGCATGCGCGAGACGAGGTTAGCTTCCTTCGGACTCGCGCGCCTCTTTTGAGGTCGCCACCTTCTCATGCCCCGCGGCCCACAGCGCGTGCTCGTCGCTGCCATCCTGATACGGGTTGGCGTCGGCGGGAATATTCTCGCGCGCGGCGCGTTCGCCTTCCGCAAAGGGATCGCGATCCGTCATCGTGATTTCGCCTTTCTGACTTTGGGGCGCGCGGCCAGCTTGCTCGATTCACTGTCGAGCCTGGCACTCTTGCGCAAGGCGTCCCTGAGATCGATGGGAATGCCGTGCTTCTTCAGGAGATCGGCAAAGGCTTCATCCGCGAGTTCCTGAAACGTCGCCATCCTGTCGCGCCCCAATTGCTTCAGCTTGTCGAACGTATCCTCGTCGAACGCGATCAGTTTGCGCATGATCGTGGCTGCCTTCCTATTTCAAGCGGACGTGACGGGATTTGTTCCGGAACGGGTCCGCGCCGGAGCGGTTGACCGGCAAAGGAGAATTTCCGATGGCCAAGCCGTCTGCAATGTCGTCCGCAACCGTTTCAATCAAGGCCTTGATCGTGATCTGCGGCATCGCCGCGATGCCGGCCGCCTCACTCGCGCAGGGCACCAGCGGCGCCGCCGGATCGAGCAGCGGCGGCGTTGCCAACGCGCCGGCGCCGCCGCCCGGCACCAACAGCCTTGGCACGGCGCAATCCTCCGGCCCGAATGCTGCGCCCGGGGTTACTACCGGTACTGGGAGTGCTTCCGTCGATGCCACCGTCCAGACCGAGAACAGGCAACTCGACAAGAAGATGAAGAGTATCTGCCGCGGCTGCTGACGCTCGCGCGGAAGTGAGCCAGCACACCTGTCCGAAAGTCCCAAGCGACATTAGCTTGCCCTTGCTTTGAAGTGTGGACGGTTTCCACACGGAGGGTTGAGCGATGTTACGCAAGACGATCATGGTTGCCCTGGCCGTTGCGGTGGTCGGACTGTCGGCGCCTCAGGCGGCGCAGGCCCGGGGTGGCTTTGGGGGCTTCCATGGTGGTGGTTTCCACGGAGGCGGATTTCACGGCGGCGGCTGGGGCCACGGGTGGCACGGCCATTGGCGCGGCGGCGGCTTCTGGCCCGGCGTCGCAATCGGTGCGGGTCTCGCCGGCGCCGGGTTTTATGGCGGCTACTACGGTTACGGCTATCCCTACTACGGCGATCCCTATTACTACAGCGCCGGCGATGGCGGCGGCGGATATGGCGGCTGCTACGTCGCGCGGCAGGGCGTCATGACACCCTCCGGATGGCGGATCCGCCGCGTCGACGTCTGCGACTAGAACCTCGTTGGAGGCGCAAAAAAACAAGGCCGTTGACGCAGTATACCGTCAACGACCTTGCCAGCCCCGGATATTGAAATTGGCTCACGCCATCCGGTACGCGCGAGCATGGCGCGGAATCATACGGGCGAATGTGATCCAGTTCACAACCGGCAAAATTAAAATCCGGGCGTTTCGCCCCGAATCAGCCGCGCGACTTGCGGGATCGGGCGCTCGCATGCGCCCGGCGGACCGGCTTGCGCCGGGTGACGGTCGGCGTATCGGCCTCGGTGGTCCGGGCGCTGGCAAAGGACTGCCGCAGGCCGTCGACGGACTCGGTCAGGCTCGCGACCTGCTCCGACAGGCGCTTGGCATCGGCCTGCTGCGCTGCCAGAAGCCGCTTCACCGTCTGGAGCTGATCTTGCACGACCTGTAGCTGGTCGATCGACTCCTGCTGAGTGGCTTCCAGCCCCTTGGTTTTCTCGACGAGCTGTTCGGAGGCCTGTGCGGTGCGGGCCTGGAGCTGCCGGGACATCACG
The DNA window shown above is from Bradyrhizobium sp. CB1650 and carries:
- a CDS encoding gamma carbonic anhydrase family protein, whose product is MAIYELDGQAPDLPADGNYFIAETATVIGRVRLKPGASVWFGAVLRGDNEWIEIGEGSNVQDGSTCHTDLGFPLHIGKNCTVGHNVILHGCTIEDGALVGMGSIVMNGAKIGRNSIVGAGSVITEGKEFPERSLVIGSPARAIRTLDDAQVQKMGSAAKFYVANGPRFTKGLKRIG